In a genomic window of Pangasianodon hypophthalmus isolate fPanHyp1 chromosome 1, fPanHyp1.pri, whole genome shotgun sequence:
- the ptpn2a gene encoding tyrosine-protein phosphatase non-receptor type 2a isoform X2, whose product MDQDEFEDIDSHGQWQNLYNEIRNQSQECSYKVAKFPENRNRNRYRDVSPYDHSRVRLENLENDYINASLITMEEAQRNYILTQGPLINTRGHFWLMIWEQRSKAVIMLNRVIEKGSEKCAQYWPSEEEKQMYFSDTGFVVTLVSEDVEPYYTTRVLELQNIKTGERRDIYHFHFTTWPDFGVPESPASFLNFLFKVRESGSLEPENGPAVVHCSAGIGRSGTFSLVDTCLVLMDKRKDASSVDVQKVLLDMREYRMGLIQTPNQLRFSYMAIMEGAKCILGDSILKQWQKMKMSKEDMEPQTDLGPAVQDTAKQPDELIALISNLREEEDQTVLVKEEQQTDLKPESLRKRHREERKASTAQKVQQMKQKLSEAEKKRESWLYWRPILFNVGAGTALALGLFMCWAFLSQ is encoded by the exons ATGGACCAGGATGAGTTCGAGGACATAGATTCCCATGGACAGTGGCAAAATCTGTATAAT GAAATCCGTAACCAGTCTCAAGAATGTTCCTACAAAGTGGCAAAATTCCCAGAAAATCGGAACAGGAACAGATACAGAGACGTCAGCCCGT ATGATCACAGTCGGGTGCGATTAGAAAATTTAGAAAATGACTACATAAACGCAAGCTTGATAACCATGGAGGAAGCTCAGAGAAACTACATACTGACACAG GGACCCTTGATTAATACTCGTGGTCACTTTTGGTTAATGATCTGGGAGCAGCGGTCTAAAGCTGTCATCATGCTTAATAGGGTCATAGAAAAAGGCTCA GAGAAATGTGCTCAGTACTGGCCCTcagaagaagagaaacaaaTGTATTTCAGTGACACAGGGTTTGTGGTGACTTTAGTGTCTGAAGATGTTGAACCCTATTACACAACAAGAGTGCTTGAGCTTCAAAACATAAAA acaggagagagaagagacatcTACCACTTTCATTTTACCACTTGGCCTGACTTTGGTGTGCCCGAGTCCCCTGCATCTTTCCTCAACTTTTTGTTCAAGGTTCGAGAGTCTGGTTCATTGGAGCCTGAGAATGGGCCAGCTGTAGTCCACTGCAGTGCCGGGATTGGCCGATCAGGGACATTCTCATTGGTTGACACGTGCTTGGTCCTG ATGGATAAGCGGAAAGACGCTTCATCTGTAGATGTACAGAAAGTCCTGTTGGACATGAGGGAGTATCGCATGGGCCTCATTCAAACCCCAAACCAGCTTCGCTTCTCTTACATGGCCATAATGGAGGGAGCCAAGTGCATCTTGGGGGACTCTATTCTGAAG CAATGGCAAAAGATGAAAATGTCTAAAGAGGACATGGAGCCACAGACTGACCTGGGTCCAGCTGTGCAGGACACTGCAAAACAGCCAGATGAACTGATTGCTCTGATCTCAAATctaagagaagaagaagatcaaacAGTGCTGGTAAAGGAAGAGCAGCAAACAGACTTAAAACCAGAGAG CTTGCGAAAGCGACATCGTGAGGAGCGGAAAGCCAGCACAGCACAGAAGGTCCAGCAGATGAAGCAGAAACTGAGTGAAgcggagaaaaagagagagagttggcTGTACTGGAGGCCCATTCTCTTTAACGTAGGTGCTGGAACAGCTCTAGCACTGGGACTGTTCATGTGCTGGGCTTTTCTCTCCCAGTGA
- the ptpn2a gene encoding tyrosine-protein phosphatase non-receptor type 2a isoform X1 has protein sequence MDQDEFEDIDSHGQWQNLYNEIRNQSQECSYKVAKFPENRNRNRYRDVSPYDHSRVRLENLENDYINASLITMEEAQRNYILTQGPLINTRGHFWLMIWEQRSKAVIMLNRVIEKGSEKCAQYWPSEEEKQMYFSDTGFVVTLVSEDVEPYYTTRVLELQNIKTGERRDIYHFHFTTWPDFGVPESPASFLNFLFKVRESGSLEPENGPAVVHCSAGIGRSGTFSLVDTCLVLMDKRKDASSVDVQKVLLDMREYRMGLIQTPNQLRFSYMAIMEGAKCILGDSILKQQWQKMKMSKEDMEPQTDLGPAVQDTAKQPDELIALISNLREEEDQTVLVKEEQQTDLKPESLRKRHREERKASTAQKVQQMKQKLSEAEKKRESWLYWRPILFNVGAGTALALGLFMCWAFLSQ, from the exons ATGGACCAGGATGAGTTCGAGGACATAGATTCCCATGGACAGTGGCAAAATCTGTATAAT GAAATCCGTAACCAGTCTCAAGAATGTTCCTACAAAGTGGCAAAATTCCCAGAAAATCGGAACAGGAACAGATACAGAGACGTCAGCCCGT ATGATCACAGTCGGGTGCGATTAGAAAATTTAGAAAATGACTACATAAACGCAAGCTTGATAACCATGGAGGAAGCTCAGAGAAACTACATACTGACACAG GGACCCTTGATTAATACTCGTGGTCACTTTTGGTTAATGATCTGGGAGCAGCGGTCTAAAGCTGTCATCATGCTTAATAGGGTCATAGAAAAAGGCTCA GAGAAATGTGCTCAGTACTGGCCCTcagaagaagagaaacaaaTGTATTTCAGTGACACAGGGTTTGTGGTGACTTTAGTGTCTGAAGATGTTGAACCCTATTACACAACAAGAGTGCTTGAGCTTCAAAACATAAAA acaggagagagaagagacatcTACCACTTTCATTTTACCACTTGGCCTGACTTTGGTGTGCCCGAGTCCCCTGCATCTTTCCTCAACTTTTTGTTCAAGGTTCGAGAGTCTGGTTCATTGGAGCCTGAGAATGGGCCAGCTGTAGTCCACTGCAGTGCCGGGATTGGCCGATCAGGGACATTCTCATTGGTTGACACGTGCTTGGTCCTG ATGGATAAGCGGAAAGACGCTTCATCTGTAGATGTACAGAAAGTCCTGTTGGACATGAGGGAGTATCGCATGGGCCTCATTCAAACCCCAAACCAGCTTCGCTTCTCTTACATGGCCATAATGGAGGGAGCCAAGTGCATCTTGGGGGACTCTATTCTGAAG CAGCAATGGCAAAAGATGAAAATGTCTAAAGAGGACATGGAGCCACAGACTGACCTGGGTCCAGCTGTGCAGGACACTGCAAAACAGCCAGATGAACTGATTGCTCTGATCTCAAATctaagagaagaagaagatcaaacAGTGCTGGTAAAGGAAGAGCAGCAAACAGACTTAAAACCAGAGAG CTTGCGAAAGCGACATCGTGAGGAGCGGAAAGCCAGCACAGCACAGAAGGTCCAGCAGATGAAGCAGAAACTGAGTGAAgcggagaaaaagagagagagttggcTGTACTGGAGGCCCATTCTCTTTAACGTAGGTGCTGGAACAGCTCTAGCACTGGGACTGTTCATGTGCTGGGCTTTTCTCTCCCAGTGA
- the LOC113534165 gene encoding sperm acrosome membrane-associated protein 4, whose protein sequence is MSGVVLGLCVVLMISVSCSGQALECYHCDLGFWDMCHTTKMNCSAGEQCFVGIGVAASVLKIKMMGCLAKDDCNKTTVVTFPANKTLYKMTKNCCDKNYCNGGTEVLMGSFTLMALVIAQIMGLTL, encoded by the exons ATGTCTGGTGTTGTTTTGGGTCTCTGTGTGGTGTTGATGATTAGTGTCTCATGTTCAG GACAAGCGCTTGAATGCTATCATTGTGACCTTGGATTCTGGGACATGTGCCACACTACCAAAATGAACTGCAGTGCTGGGGAGCAGTGTTTTGTTGGCATTGGTGTGGCAG CTTCTGTCCTGAAAATCAAGATGATGGGTTGCCTTGCTAAAGATGACTGCAACAAGACTACCGTCGTGACTTTCCCTGCAAATAAGACCCTCtacaaaatgacaaagaatTGCTGTGATAAAAACTACTGTAATGGAGGCACTGAAGTCCTAATGGGATCATTTACACTGATGGCATTAGTTATTGCTCAGATAATGGGTCTAACTTTATAA